The DNA region catacgcacAGGCACACAGATGCATAGATTCAGATATGTGCGCATACCAATCTATCTATAGATATGTACTCACACTGGGGATGTGCGTGGACGCCGTGGCACCGAGCCCGAGGCAGTCCAGCTTCCGGTTCTTAGGGTTTTCGTTTCGTCCCTGCTTGCGTGTGTCCTTTTGTTTGCAGATCCGGAAGTGTGCAGAGGCTGGGGCGTCAATGGTGCGAATGACTGTTCAGGGAATGAAGGAAGTGGAAGCCTCGAAGTTCATTAAAGAGAAACTCGACAAGGTTCGTTGCCAGCAAGTGATGCTTCTCATTTTACCTACGCAAGTCGATTGcttcgcggtgtctcctttctctttccgtctctcttgcgCGCCTTCACAGAAGCACGACGATTGCTTCCCACCTTGGCATCAGCTCACCAGGGACAGCGTGATAGTGCGCTCTTTCCATTGacgctcctctttccctttgtGCTCGTGCGCCTCCCCGCCCTGGTTTTTGcctccgtctttcctgtttcgtctATTCGCTCATAGCATtaggacgaagagaggagacagtcacCGCCTTTTTATGTTCTGGGCCAACCGATGTGGAATTTTTCAGTGTCGTAGGGAATTGACATCCTCCACGTttggcgtttctctcgtgtccGTTTCCCCGCGGTgctccctttcttccgtttttccctcGCGTCGTCCCTCCGAGACGGCTGcgacgcgccttcttcctcgtgttccgTTTCTAGGCAAACCTGCGTATTCCCCTCGTGGCCGATGTTCACTTTCAACCTCGCGTGGGCCTCGCCGCGGCGGAAATCTTCGACAAAGTTCGCATCAATCCGGGAAACTTCGCAGACGGGGCGAAGAAATGGGAAGACGAGGTGGAGAGCGCAACAGGCTCCAACCTACccgacgagagaaggcgagaagccgaggccgagagacgctTCGACGACGGCCACAAGCGCATAGAAGAGCTGCTCGTCCCTCTGATTGAAAAGTGCAAAACGTTCAACACAGCGATGAGAATCGGCACGAACCACGGGTGAGTGCGGAAACGTAGCGTGAGGGGCGGGCTGAGGCGActcgaggaagcagacggggggaggccgcggaggaaaacgcaaaaGACTGGAAGACTCGCCAGTCGAAACGCAGACCGGCGCAGAGGAGCCCAGCCGTGGGTGTACGAGCCTGCGGGGCAAAGTGTTTCCGCTTCACTTAAAGAGAGAGGGCTACAGATGACTGGGTTTTAAAAATTGCTCCGCGCTTCGTGTCGGTGGTTCTCCGCTTCCAGGTCACTTTCCGCCCGCATCCTTCGGCGCTACGGCGACACGCCGCGCGGCATGGTGGCGTCGGCGTTTGAATTCGCAGACATCTGCGTCCGTGAGAGTTTCAGGAATTTCTGTTTCTCCATGAAGTCGTCCAATCCGCGAGTCATGGTCCACGCCTACCGGCTTCTCGCGAGCGAAATGCTCCGACGAAACGAACTTTTCCCCATCCACCTCGGCGTgacagaggcgggagaaggtgaggaaacacagagcgATTTCTCGGCACCGCGGGGAGCCGTGCGCGCCGCGTGGCTTTCCGGTGCCTACAGGCAAGGTGGGGACGGCGCGTACCTGCCTGTGTGTGGCGCGATGTGTTGGGGAGCGGCTCGTGTGCCCCGCGGTGAACTCGCACGTTCGCGCTTTGCCTCCCTGCTCGTTCAAACGCGCTCGCTGGCCTCCGTTACTCGaaactgtctcctccccgtcCGTCCCCCTCTcactctttcttcgccctcccgTTCGCTCTGTCGCTCTATGTCTTCGTGTCGCTGCGCCGCCGtaccccttttctctctctggttgGTGTTCGGCTGCtcaggcgaagacggccgGCTGAAGTCTGCCGTGGGGATCGGCGCGCTCCTGCAGGATGGCATCGGCGACACACTGCGCGTTTCCTTGACCGAGCCGCCGTGGCGGGAGATCCCCGTCGCGCTGTCGATCGCGCGGATGCAGGAACAGAAACTTCGGTTCGCGGCGCAGACGGGGGAACGGTGGCGGCTGGCGGGTCGGGGGCGGGCGAGCGGCCGCGGCCGAGAGCTCCGCGGCGAGCacgagaacgcgacggcggggcgagacggggaaggctGCGACGCGTCGGTGCCAAGtcgcggggaagaaggaagcctTCTCGGCGAACACAGACAGGCGGAAGATCTGGGTTTTGCCTCGGGGATTCGCGCGTCCTcagagctggagagacagtctGCGGTTCTGGAGACTTCGGCCTGGGTCCCGCGCCCCTTTGAGGAGAGAACTCGGAACTTTGAAAACATCGAGAAGCGAACAATCCGCCCGCTCTTTTCGCGCAGCCGCGCGACCCAGGCAGACACAGACggcaagggagaaggcgaaccgGAGTCGCAGAGGACCGGCGACGAACGCATTCTCCACAGAGACGGCACGGTGATGGTTCGCGTCAGTCCCGCGATGCTTGAAGTTCCggtgagaagaaaaaggacacgCACAGCCCGCCAGTTGACACGGGGACAGCGCCCATCGCACGGACACAGCTGACGACGTGAAACCTGTGTCCAGCTCACAAGAACCTTCAAAGGCCGCACAAATGTAGATCCAATTGCATAGATCTAAACATGTATTaatctacatatatatatatatacatatatcgaACGATAACCAGATACATGCGTATCCGCCAGCCAACGAACGACGTGGCatggaggagagaggccgtcGCGGCGCGAGTCACGAGTGTGAGTGAAGGCGGCAGCTCCGCGACCGAGTTCCCACCCCTGCGCACTCCGCGTCTCATCTCGAGGTTTTTTGGTCATGTTTCTGGGCGTCCAGGAAGTGTTCTACAAAGCCCTTGGGTGCAAGGTCGTCGGCGGCAAACCCTTCAGAAGCATCGCCTCCGTCGATTCGATTtatctcccttctctctcgcttccttctcaaCAAGAAGGCCGTGGGCTGGTCGCGCGCGCTGCCCAAGCCCGAGagactctgcatgcactccaGGAGGCAGGCGTCGGCGTGCTGGTCCCCTTCCCGGACCTGGCCTATTTGGTGTCCCTGCAGAAGCaacaagaagaggagacgcggaaggccgTGAACGGGAACCGGGACTCCGTGGAGCCCGAGCGCGGCGCCACACGTGATGGCGCACGCGACGAGGCCCAGGCCGACGAagcggaacgcgagaggtTTCTGCTTCAaacctctctccttccctcgaAGAAAGAGGGCCTTGTGGGGGTTTTGCGCCTCCGGGATGCAGCCGCCGTGAGAGGGAAACTCTTGCCGTTCGTCCGTGACAGACTCGAAGGAGTCGCACTCCTCGTCGACGGTcacgagacggaagaagagatcgaCGCCGTTCTCGAAATGGAGGTAagcaggaaacggcgaaacgAATTTGGAAACTGGGGACCGGGTGGATAGGGTGGCGCGCTGCGGAGCAACGAGGACGGCGACCGCGAAGATGCAAAGCTCGACTGGTGCtgtggagaaaaaaaagcaaaacagCACCGCCGTCAAGCTAGCGAGGTCGGGCggtttgtctttctcgtgcCCCAttgttctctcctcccaATGTGTGTCTTTTGGTACGTCTCATTCCTAGTCCCCCTTCGTCGGCTCGCTTCAGCCACCACCGTCGTCTTGCGTCCTCGCTCCGCCGGTGGGGGGCGGCTTGGCGtcggtctctgcgtcggTGAATTCTCGCGTCTGTTTTGGGGGTTGCCTTTGCCCCTCGGGTTTTGCTTATTTCGGCCGAGTTTGCGAGGGACTGTCGGAGTCGAACTCGCCAAGTTTTGTCTGTGGTTTGCTGaccttttgcgtctctccccgcagtcgcttctctttttcctcctgcGCCCACCGGAGCGAGGTTCCCAGGGCGTCACTGTGACGAGGCGATTTGTCGACATTCtcaagagacgagaagaggcagaggcgaagaagagagaagcgaaaggtAACGCAGAAGGCGGGCACCGtgcggagagcagagaaggaccgGGCGGCATTCCCGTTATCCACTGGCTGGAGCGCACCCCTTCGGTCGTCGCGGAAAGCGAGCTCGCAAgcaaggacggagagacggggaagaacaACCGCTTGGTAAGGAAGACAGCAAGagtttttcgcctcttcaagaagcgcagaaaacggaaTGTGTGTATAGAGGTTTTTATGCATCGCGTGCCGCTCACTCTTCGCTTCAtccccgtctttcttctATTGTCTGTgacgcgttttcgcgcgcgCAATTCGCGagggggcgaggcggcgccctCTGGGAGTCGCACCCCGCGTGAAAAAAtgaaaggcgacagagaaagatcGTCTggcctcctcgtttcctcacGAGGTGCGCTTCCGGATCGagccggctgtctctgcaccGTTGCACAACGCCCGTCTGAGGCGAACAGAAAGTGGGTAAActcgtcgcttcctgttCTCGCTCGGTTGAGGTCGACgtgaaggagacagaaacctAGACCATTAGGGCTCCGCTTTTCGTCTCATCGTGAcgcgaaaaagcaaagaggtTCACCCGACCCCGTGGTCCGCTTCATGGCGGCTGGTTCattccagagagagaacggtaCAGCGCCGTGCTCTCGGTTCGGGCCTTGGAGGTGCGAtctcgcgtgtgtgcgcaTCCGCTTTCTTGTCAGATGCtcgaacaggaagaagagcaagagggTGCGATTTATGCTGGATGGGAAGTCGGCAGCCTCCTCGTGGATGCGCTCGGCGAGGGCGTGCTGGTGGACTTGCCaggcctgtctctgcctcgacaAATCCGGCTCGGATTCAATCTCCTTCAGGTCAGTTTTTTGCCTGGGATCAgggcgagaggggcgaggcggcagaggcgagaggggcgaggcggcagaggcgagaggggcgaggcggcagaggcgagaggggcgaggcggcagaggtgagaggggcgaggcggcagaggtgagaggggcgaggcggcagaggcgagaggggcgaggcggcagaggcgagaggggcgaggcggcagaggcgagaggggcgaggcggcagaggtgagaggggcgaggcggcagaggcgagaggggcgaggcggcagaggtgagaggggggaggcgagaggggtGGGAatgggaaggagacagagagggaagccgAGCACGGACGAAGCGATGGcgaaaagggggagagaaagggaacacgAACGAAAGGTAGTCTAGCTCGCTCCGGGTGCGGCGTTTCGAGTTCGAAAgcgtcttttcgttttcggaAAGGTGAGAAACACCAAGATGAACTGCAGCGCTGGACTTTGCTTTCCTGTGCTCTCTCTCAGGCATGCCGTCTTCGGAGCACCAAGACCGAGTTCATTTCTTGCCCCTCCTGTGGACGCACTCTGTTTGACATTCAGGTTAGCGCCCCACTGGCGTCACTGTCACGATTCGGTTTGTGCATTCCGCCTCTCACCAAATCCACTATCGTTCATATACATAGATGGGGACCTAATTATTCCGCAAAACTTCTCTTGTGCTCCGCAGCTGCCTAGGTCGTGGACcgtgcctcgtctcttcctgcttcatTGAGACTGGCTCCTGGTTAGACGCCCTCCGCACTGTGTGCGCTTGTACACTTGCGGTTTCTCGCGACTTTCCGACTGCCCCGTCCACATCTCCAGCTTTGATCTCGGCATGCAGACTCGTGGTGGAATATACACTTCGGGGGACCGGAAAAccgcgcgtcgctctctgccgttTTCCGTCGAGTGCCCTGCAGAGCGCTTCACGTGCCTCGGAGACGTTTTCCCACCCACACGGTGTCGAGCGTCAGCTGGGCGCGGATGGGGGTTGCCTGCGCTGAGGAcgtatgcatgcgcacgagGGCACCCGCGCGTTCTTTGTCGGATCTTTTGGCATGCGCTGTCTCAGAAAGTTTCAGCGGAAATCCGGAGGCGGACGGGCCACTTGCCAGGCGTGACAATTGCCGTGATGGGATGCATCGTGAACGGCGTGGGCGAGATGGCCGACGCCGACTTCGGCTacgtcggcggcgcgccgggaaaggtgaggagagacgcccaCAGGAGCTTCAGAGGCTCGCCGCCCCGCCTCGAGGCCGAAACAGGGAGGCAAAAGGCAGAACcaaggagggaaaaaacacagaggcgCGGGGCTGCGCTGAAGGCGCGGAGGCAGCGATGAGAGCTGCGGGCACGGAGTGGGGACAGCAACagcgacggggaaggaaagacacaaacagagaagaaaccccAAAGCCCTGGGGGCCGAGACCGACCGGGTGGCgagcaaaaggagacacatgGCGATGCCGGCACGGACGCGAGCGACTGAGAAAgccagaaaagggaaaggcaaaacGTCTTCACGGCTGggcctttgtctcctccggGGCCAGGTTTTTGTCAttgtcgtttccttcgccccCGCCGTGTATGTTACCTCCAATCTCTTCCCTCCTGCCTACGTCCTGAGTGACGATAACCAGGCATGGCGTCTGTTAGATCGCTATGTTCCTAATTCCGGGTTTTTGTGCGGAGGATGTGGTAGGCTTTCTTCGTACCAATCTCTCTTCATCCGGACGTGGCCGTTCCCGCCGTTGGCCGCGTTTGTGGCGCTTGGCAGCCTGCTTACCGTCTCTGCCGACGGAGGCCCCCGTTGGAATGCTTTCGGGGCGCGTCtggttctgtttctctcttcaggtGGATTTGTacgtgaagaagaaagtggtGAAGCGCGGCATTCCCAGTGCGGAAGCGTGCGAcgctctcgtcgccctcATCAAGCAGCACGGCCGCTGGGTGGACCCGCCAAAGGAGTCAGCGGAGAGCGCAACGTGACGAGCCTCTTGGTGCCGGTCGAGATCCGCTGGAGAGAGGCTCTGTGTggagggaaaaaacacgaacatgggaggaagcggcgccggaggctgaggcaggggagacagcgcccgCGACCTcggacgagaagggacaaCCGGGCATGAAGATGAAATGAAAACCCAACTCGGGGCCGCTAGGGAGAGTGATcatcgagagaaacaggaggcggaagcccagacgcgagaagcgagggcgagaaaagggagagagcagaagctCCAACAAACGTCGACGGAAACAAGacaacagaagagaggagcgggaCGGAAGGTGGTGAAGAGCActgagaaaggaaggagccAAACAAATGCAAGGGAACAGCATTTGGCGTGCGGCTGGGCGGAGCTTGTCGCTTGAAAGTGAGGCCCTCCGGGGGAACCCGCCGCACAGTGGTCAGCCAGGGACAatacagagaagagcgcaatCGTGGGAAAAAGAATCAACCCAGGAAATACGGAGCCGAGACTCCAGCGCCCATCCGACTTTTTCGCCGAGAAAGTCGGATTCCGCCGTTGGCCAAGACTACCTTGTTTcagcggggggggggggggactgtctccggcgACCTTCGCGAGGATTGTGGAGCGTGTGTACGGTTCTCGAATCCGGGAGCGCTCATTTTATTTGGAAGTGTTTTTGGAAG from Neospora caninum Liverpool complete genome, chromosome VIIb includes:
- a CDS encoding 4-hydroxy-3-methylbut-2-en-1-yl diphosphate synthase, related: MEISEDRRPVSSRRTPRDEGARVPTLGVPDRDREYGNADRLISLSMEDPSDPGLCLESRRRGSPRPHRRHADALGRGTAAREKERAVFNATSKRTRRDSSSSRGRLPSLAFFPSPTRRRVLFIAFLLVFCLACWRGPVDSEASKHSLSLAFSNQSRLPSAMLPALAVHALLSLHSKVCLFFPLLFSWPWPAKALPLTHRPVLWGGERSNVLSHPVSFGSPSLTDSPPPALPVSLPSGVRSPSSSGEGRCSRLSKGRTGHLEDAAPLSGRNGAKQHLRSPAGFILSSGFMPSKRMPDSRGHSEAEKTRSGAPLSLSSSPRSAASAAVSSSSLSSSEPGPPSSYCVSTASTQRLSTRTVVVGRGALAAPYHDFFASSSSSSSLTPPGSWREGYPVLIGGSHPLVVQTMTNSDTRDVQATVEQASPAAFGPTRRDTLRLSAELSCGPRTFMVRMTVQGMKEVEASKFIKEKLDKANLRIPLVADVHFQPRVGLAAAEIFDKVRINPGNFADGAKKWEDEVESATGSNLPDERRREAEAERRFDDGHKRIEELLVPLIEKCKTFNTAMRIGTNHGSLSARILRRYGDTPRGMVASAFEFADICVRESFRNFCFSMKSSNPRVMVHAYRLLASEMLRRNELFPIHLGVTEAGEGEDGRLKSAVGIGALLQDGIGDTLRVSLTEPPWREIPVALSIARMQEQKLRFAAQTGERWRLAGRGRASGRGRELRGEHENATAGRDGEGCDASVPSRGEEGSLLGEHRQAEDLGFASGIRASSELERQSAVLETSAWVPRPFEERTRNFENIEKRTIRPLFSRSRATQADTDGKGEGEPESQRTGDERILHRDGTVMVRVSPAMLEVPEVFYKALGCKVVGGKPFRSIASVDSIYLPSLSLPSQQEGRGLVARAAQARETLHALQEAGVGVLVPFPDLAYLVSLQKQQEEETRKAVNGNRDSVEPERGATRDGARDEAQADEAERERFLLQTSLLPSKKEGLVGVLRLRDAAAVRGKLLPFVRDRLEGVALLVDGHETEEEIDAVLEMESLLFFLLRPPERGSQGVTVTRRFVDILKRREEAEAKKREAKGNAEGGHRAESREGPGGIPVIHWLERTPSVVAESELASKDGETGKNNRLMLEQEEEQEGAIYAGWEVGSLLVDALGEGVLVDLPGLSLPRQIRLGFNLLQACRLRSTKTEFISCPSCGRTLFDIQKVSAEIRRRTGHLPGVTIAVMGCIVNGVGEMADADFGYVGGAPGKVDLYVKKKVVKRGIPSAEACDALVALIKQHGRWVDPPKESAESAT